From a region of the Verrucomicrobiia bacterium genome:
- a CDS encoding malonic semialdehyde reductase, translating to MKDALSKEGQDLIFRSARSHSVWLDQAVDDALLEQVYDLAKFGPTSANMCPLRIVFVKSTEAKERLKPALNAGNVTKAMTAPVTAILGMDVHFYDKLPRLFPHVDARAWFKDLPENALEYIALRNSSLQGAYFMLAARALGLDCGPMSGFDNAKVDAAFFAGTSIKSNFLCSLGYGDQSKLHPRSPRLTFEEACKVI from the coding sequence ATGAAAGACGCACTTAGCAAGGAAGGCCAGGACCTCATTTTTCGAAGCGCTCGCTCACACAGCGTTTGGCTGGACCAGGCAGTGGACGACGCCCTGCTTGAGCAGGTTTATGATCTGGCAAAATTCGGACCGACCTCCGCCAACATGTGCCCGCTGCGGATCGTCTTCGTGAAATCGACGGAAGCAAAGGAGCGACTGAAACCGGCCCTCAATGCAGGCAATGTAACCAAAGCGATGACCGCGCCGGTCACCGCAATTCTCGGCATGGACGTCCACTTCTATGACAAACTGCCGCGGTTGTTCCCGCACGTGGACGCCAGGGCATGGTTTAAGGACCTACCCGAGAATGCACTCGAATACATCGCGTTGCGGAATTCCTCACTCCAGGGCGCCTATTTCATGCTGGCCGCCCGGGCACTCGGGCTTGACTGCGGCCCGATGTCGGGATTCGACAACGCCAAAGTGGACGCGGCGTTCTTCGCGGGCACAAGCATCAAGTCCAATTTCCTTTGCAGTCTAGGCTACGGCGATCAGAGCAAGCTTCATCCACGTTCGCCGCGACTCACCTTTGAAGAGGCATGCAAAGTAATCTGA
- a CDS encoding S26 family signal peptidase — protein MTNQNPESRLRRLWRKELRPLLITALVLFSLRSSLADWSDVPTGSMKPTMMGDNRDDSFDSRYYGTVERNRIVGRATAVALSFDRKRYWLPRWDRFFTSLEPKS, from the coding sequence ATGACAAACCAAAACCCTGAAAGCCGTCTCCGCCGGTTGTGGCGGAAGGAACTTCGTCCGCTGCTCATCACGGCCCTGGTGCTGTTCTCGCTGCGTTCTTCGCTGGCCGATTGGAGCGACGTGCCCACCGGGTCGATGAAGCCAACCATGATGGGTGATAACCGGGATGACAGCTTCGACTCGCGGTATTACGGCACGGTCGAGCGGAACCGGATTGTGGGTCGTGCGACCGCCGTGGCGCTCTCATTTGACCGGAAGCGTTACTGGTTGCCGCGGTGGGACAGATTCTTCACTTCACTAGAACCTAAGTCCTGA
- a CDS encoding isochorismatase family protein, with protein sequence MGSTDKGLLTPQNCAVVFLDHQEQMLAAVSGQQRKDLLESVLVLARAAKLFGVPVILSVIECKEFTGNLTPQLIEEFPEQKPLKRTSLNAWDDARFAAAVKQSGRRNFLLAALWSEACLVFPALQMLEEGYGIYVVRDASSGTNPAAHEMALRRVEQAGGVSLSALQVLLEFQRDWAKTDHYEQVMAMIKPCCGMNGQEENFLRRNGHSRWLF encoded by the coding sequence ATGGGTTCAACCGACAAAGGGTTATTAACGCCGCAGAATTGTGCGGTGGTTTTTCTGGATCACCAGGAACAGATGCTGGCGGCGGTATCGGGTCAGCAGCGCAAGGACCTGCTGGAAAGCGTTCTGGTTTTAGCCCGAGCGGCGAAGCTATTCGGTGTTCCGGTGATTTTAAGTGTGATCGAATGCAAAGAGTTCACCGGCAATCTGACCCCACAACTGATCGAGGAGTTCCCCGAACAGAAACCCCTGAAACGCACCAGTTTGAATGCGTGGGACGATGCGCGGTTCGCAGCGGCTGTAAAGCAAAGCGGTCGGAGGAACTTCCTCCTGGCCGCGTTGTGGAGCGAGGCGTGTCTGGTGTTCCCGGCTTTGCAGATGTTGGAAGAAGGTTACGGCATTTACGTGGTCAGGGACGCGTCGTCAGGAACCAATCCGGCAGCGCATGAAATGGCCTTGCGCCGGGTCGAACAGGCCGGCGGGGTTTCTTTGAGCGCACTACAGGTTCTGCTGGAATTCCAGCGAGATTGGGCAAAAACAGACCACTACGAGCAGGTAATGGCGATGATCAAGCCTTGCTGCGGGATGAACGGCCAGGAAGAAAACTTTCTTCGCCGTAACGGTCATTCCCGTTGGCTCTTTTGA
- the mutS gene encoding DNA mismatch repair protein MutS, with amino-acid sequence MLGTNLAPMASDSQLTPMMAQYRRIKSELPKDALLLFRLGDFYEMFFEDAQTGAQLLNVALTRRGTIPMCGIPFHAANAYVGRLLKAGRKVAICDQIEDARPGQLVKREVTQILSPGTHFDERILAAERNNFLAAICPFGKGFGLAFADLTTGDFLTTELEGEAAVMAELHRVRPAEIIYPGEAVSVRELLRGDRFDANVSTLSTRAARSSSPAPTSDGRPNAATPPVAYGWMLNGYEDWVFAPETALFTVKDHFKVAALDGFGLKDRTAAIGAAGAVLHYLTQHLRRDAGTLTRITFYLRSEFLGVDLTTLRHLEILEPLHQDAARTACLYGALNRTVTPMGARRLRDWLSQPLAAMEPIRLRQEAVQALRENSTTATELRTKLAQVRDLERTLGRLSAGTGNARDLVALKMALEQIPGVRQLLGGFINDGLGSQGREKTLLTPPRTEPLHEEPAPEPGLLSMLLSRLVELPEVVELIARAIVDEPPLALKEGGLIRDGFDPALDELRVAMRGGKDWIAKLQQDEISRTGIQSLKVRFNSVFGYYIEVTKANLEKVPVHYVRKQTIANGERFITPELKEMEGKILGAEERSMKLEYELFQRVREEVLGRLAVIQETAGAVAQLDVLGTFAETAQLFGYCRPQIGDEGVLFIRDGRHPVLEQNLSEERFVPNDTHLNSTTQVVLITGPNMAGKSTFIRQVALLTLLAHTGSFIPAAEARIDLVDRIFTRIGASDDLARGQSTFMVEMCETANILNNATPRSLIILDEIGRGTSTFDGLSLAWSILEHVHNQVGAKTLFATHYHELTELAARLPRVKNFNVAVREWRDQVVFLRKILEGGTDKSYGIQVARLAGVPKPVLERAKEILRNLEESELTPDGNVRQSNRRQKDREKLKQLAPPPQMDLFRT; translated from the coding sequence GTGCTCGGCACTAATCTGGCCCCGATGGCCAGCGATAGCCAACTCACCCCGATGATGGCGCAGTACCGCCGCATTAAAAGCGAACTGCCCAAAGACGCGCTGCTGCTCTTCCGGTTGGGCGATTTCTACGAGATGTTCTTCGAAGACGCCCAGACCGGGGCGCAGTTGCTCAACGTGGCGCTGACCCGGCGTGGGACAATCCCCATGTGCGGTATCCCGTTTCATGCCGCCAATGCATACGTGGGGCGCTTGCTCAAAGCGGGGCGCAAGGTGGCTATCTGCGACCAGATCGAGGACGCCCGACCCGGTCAACTGGTCAAACGGGAAGTGACACAAATCCTCAGCCCGGGCACTCATTTCGATGAGCGGATTCTTGCGGCGGAGCGCAACAATTTCCTGGCTGCCATTTGCCCGTTTGGGAAGGGCTTCGGCCTGGCCTTTGCCGACCTGACGACGGGAGATTTTCTTACAACAGAGCTGGAGGGCGAAGCTGCGGTCATGGCCGAATTGCACCGGGTGCGGCCCGCTGAGATCATTTACCCGGGCGAAGCCGTGAGCGTGCGCGAATTGTTGCGAGGCGACAGATTTGATGCAAACGTTTCGACCTTGTCCACACGTGCGGCTCGGTCCTCGTCCCCGGCGCCGACCAGTGATGGACGGCCTAACGCGGCGACTCCTCCAGTCGCATACGGCTGGATGCTCAATGGCTATGAGGATTGGGTGTTTGCGCCCGAAACAGCCCTGTTCACGGTTAAAGACCACTTTAAAGTCGCCGCCCTTGACGGTTTCGGCCTTAAAGACCGAACAGCGGCGATAGGGGCCGCCGGGGCGGTGCTGCATTACCTGACCCAGCACCTCAGGCGGGACGCAGGGACTTTGACGCGCATCACTTTTTATCTGCGAAGTGAGTTTTTGGGCGTCGATCTGACAACCCTGCGGCATCTGGAAATTCTTGAACCATTGCACCAGGATGCCGCCCGAACGGCCTGCCTGTATGGCGCCCTCAACCGCACGGTCACACCGATGGGCGCGCGGCGCTTGCGCGATTGGCTCTCCCAACCGCTGGCCGCCATGGAACCCATCCGACTCCGCCAGGAGGCGGTCCAGGCCCTCCGGGAAAACTCGACAACAGCGACCGAGTTAAGAACTAAACTTGCCCAGGTGCGGGACTTGGAACGCACCCTTGGCCGCTTAAGCGCCGGCACGGGCAATGCCCGCGATCTGGTTGCGCTCAAGATGGCCCTCGAACAAATACCCGGCGTCAGACAGCTTCTTGGCGGTTTCATTAATGACGGACTGGGTTCACAAGGCCGGGAGAAAACCCTCCTGACCCCGCCGCGAACCGAGCCGCTGCACGAGGAGCCGGCGCCCGAGCCAGGGCTCCTGTCCATGCTGCTCTCGCGTTTGGTTGAGCTGCCGGAGGTAGTCGAGTTAATCGCAAGGGCCATAGTGGATGAACCGCCGCTCGCGCTGAAGGAGGGCGGTTTGATTCGGGACGGTTTCGATCCGGCCCTGGACGAATTGCGCGTGGCGATGCGCGGCGGCAAAGATTGGATTGCCAAGCTGCAGCAGGACGAAATCTCGCGGACTGGCATCCAATCGCTCAAGGTGCGCTTCAACTCGGTCTTTGGCTATTACATCGAGGTGACCAAGGCGAATCTCGAAAAAGTGCCGGTCCATTACGTGCGCAAACAAACGATAGCCAACGGCGAGCGGTTCATCACGCCCGAACTAAAGGAGATGGAAGGCAAGATTCTTGGGGCGGAGGAGCGCAGCATGAAGCTCGAATACGAGTTGTTCCAGCGTGTTCGGGAAGAGGTCCTGGGCCGGCTCGCCGTAATCCAGGAAACGGCGGGCGCTGTGGCGCAACTCGATGTTCTGGGGACCTTTGCTGAAACCGCGCAGCTCTTCGGATATTGCCGGCCCCAAATCGGCGATGAAGGGGTGCTTTTCATTCGCGACGGCAGACATCCGGTTCTCGAACAAAACCTCTCCGAGGAGCGATTTGTGCCGAACGACACTCACCTGAACAGCACGACGCAAGTCGTTCTCATCACCGGACCCAATATGGCTGGCAAGAGCACCTTCATCCGCCAGGTAGCCTTGCTGACCTTGCTCGCCCACACCGGCTCCTTCATACCCGCCGCCGAGGCCCGCATCGACCTGGTGGACCGGATTTTCACGCGGATTGGCGCCAGCGACGACCTGGCGCGCGGCCAGTCCACTTTCATGGTCGAGATGTGCGAAACGGCCAATATCCTGAACAATGCGACGCCGCGCAGTTTGATCATTCTCGATGAAATCGGGCGCGGCACCAGCACGTTCGATGGGTTAAGTTTGGCCTGGTCCATCCTGGAACACGTGCATAACCAGGTTGGGGCCAAGACACTCTTTGCCACCCATTACCATGAGCTGACCGAGCTGGCCGCGCGCTTGCCTCGCGTGAAGAACTTTAACGTAGCCGTCCGCGAATGGCGCGACCAGGTCGTGTTCCTGCGCAAAATCCTCGAAGGCGGCACGGATAAGAGCTATGGCATCCAGGTCGCGCGATTGGCCGGCGTGCCCAAACCGGTCCTGGAACGCGCGAAAGAAATCCTGCGCAATTTGGAGGAATCCGAATTAACCCCCGATGGAAATGTTCGGCAATCCAACCGCAGGCAAAAGGACCGGGAGAAACTCAAGCAACTGGCGCCCCCACCGCAGATGGATTTGTTCAGGACTTAG